The proteins below come from a single Chrysoperla carnea chromosome 1, inChrCarn1.1, whole genome shotgun sequence genomic window:
- the LOC123306082 gene encoding uncharacterized protein LOC123306082 produces the protein MRIGPQSSKIMVTENRTNNYPSKLCVASRTSLKTIIMRGHGTGYGYHCEGSSDGDTSNTSNAHLRRLLMENRYPVRCARKKARKQKDSPKQQGLIFIWPQKQKIYFNYHNMKRFACVLAHTLYWLHVTNILPSGPGLSISEPSWEVPIPVRIPAPVLRNNIIEPDWDSK, from the exons ATGAGAATCGGCCCCCAATCATCAAAAATTATGGTTACAGAAAATAGGACAAATAATTATCCATCAAAATTATGTGTGGCATCACGGACaagtttaaaaactataattatgAGAGGTCATGGGACTGGTTATGGTTATCATTGTGAAGGATCGAGCGATGGTGATACATCGAATACAAGTAATGCTCATCTTAGAAGACTGCTAATGGAGAATCGATATCCAGTCCGATGTGCTAGAAAGAAAGCACGCAAACAAAAAGATTCACCGAAACAACAAGGCCTCATATTCATTTGGCCACAAAAAcagaaaatctattttaattatcataatatgaAACGTTTTGCATGTGTTTTAGCGCACACCCTGTATTGGTTGCATGTTACTAATATTTTACCAAGTGGTCCAG GTTTATCAATTAGTGAACCATCATGGGAAGTTCCGATTCCTGTTCGTATTCCAGCACCAGTTTTAAGGAATAACATTATTGAACCAGACTGggattctaaataa